In Pedobacter africanus, a single window of DNA contains:
- a CDS encoding aminoacyl-histidine dipeptidase has product MNVENLQPAALWSNFAALNAIPRASKKEERIIEFIVAYGKQLGLETIKDHIGNVVIKKPATNGMEDRQTVILQSHLDMVHQKNGDSNFDFDTQGISMYVDGDWVKADGTTLGADNGIGVATIMAILAATDIAHPELEALFTIDEETGMTGAKELDPSNLSGTILLNLDTEEDDELTIGCAGGVDTTTQYNYQEQPVGKDSTAFSITIKGLLGGHSGMDIHKGRANANKLMNRLLYNGNKVLELQLSSLEGGSLRNAIPRESSAVVTVSAGQKEAFLSFAADFSKVIQAEYQSIEPALSISVAETELPERVLEKSDYLKIVNALYAVPNGVFRMSPDIANLVEASSNLAKVSIKDGEFITKSLQRSSVESTKEDVAIAVGSGFENMGCSVSTSGDYPGWKPNSDSKILALMRSLYKLSFNAEPNVNACHAGLECGILGAHLPGMDMISFGPTIHGAHSPDERVQISSVNKFWNYLLKVLEEIPAR; this is encoded by the coding sequence ATGAATGTAGAAAACTTACAGCCTGCTGCATTATGGAGTAATTTTGCAGCGTTGAATGCCATACCCCGTGCTTCAAAAAAAGAAGAACGCATTATTGAGTTTATAGTAGCTTATGGTAAACAGCTGGGACTGGAGACTATCAAAGACCATATTGGTAACGTGGTAATCAAAAAACCGGCTACCAATGGGATGGAAGACAGGCAGACTGTGATTTTACAATCCCATCTGGATATGGTACACCAGAAAAATGGTGATAGCAATTTTGATTTTGATACACAAGGCATCAGCATGTATGTTGACGGCGACTGGGTAAAAGCCGATGGTACAACATTGGGCGCAGATAATGGAATTGGCGTAGCCACAATTATGGCTATACTTGCGGCAACTGATATTGCCCATCCGGAATTGGAAGCACTATTTACCATAGACGAGGAAACCGGCATGACGGGAGCAAAGGAACTGGACCCTTCTAACTTGTCGGGTACAATTTTATTGAACCTGGATACGGAAGAGGATGATGAACTGACCATTGGCTGCGCAGGTGGCGTAGATACCACAACGCAGTACAACTACCAGGAGCAACCGGTAGGCAAAGACAGTACCGCATTCAGCATTACTATAAAAGGTTTGCTTGGCGGCCATTCAGGAATGGATATCCATAAAGGACGTGCAAATGCAAATAAGCTCATGAACCGTCTCTTGTACAACGGGAATAAGGTATTGGAATTGCAACTCAGTAGTTTAGAAGGTGGTAGTTTGAGAAATGCCATACCCAGAGAATCTTCCGCTGTAGTTACCGTATCAGCAGGGCAAAAAGAAGCATTTCTTTCTTTTGCAGCAGATTTTTCTAAAGTCATCCAAGCTGAATATCAATCTATAGAACCGGCATTAAGCATCAGTGTAGCTGAGACTGAATTGCCGGAAAGGGTTTTGGAAAAATCGGACTACCTTAAAATCGTAAACGCTTTATATGCAGTTCCGAACGGGGTATTCAGAATGAGTCCGGATATTGCCAACCTGGTAGAAGCATCATCTAACCTGGCGAAGGTGAGCATTAAAGATGGTGAGTTCATTACAAAATCTTTGCAGCGCAGCAGTGTGGAAAGCACAAAAGAAGATGTAGCGATTGCTGTAGGTTCAGGGTTTGAAAATATGGGCTGCAGTGTAAGCACCAGTGGTGACTATCCGGGATGGAAACCCAATTCGGATTCCAAAATACTGGCGCTGATGCGGAGCCTGTACAAACTGAGCTTTAATGCAGAGCCCAATGTGAATGCCTGTCATGCAGGTTTGGAATGTGGCATTTTAGGCGCACATCTACCTGGTATGGATATGATTTCATTTGGGCCAACCATTCATGGTGCCCACTCGCCGGACGAACGTGTACAGATCTCATCTGTAAATAAATTCTGGAATTATCTTTTAAAGGTACTTGAAGAAATCCCTGCTCGTTAA
- a CDS encoding pseudouridine synthase: MLEIVYQDDHLIAINKPHGLLVHRSSIANDAKEFALQMLRDQVGRHVSPVHRLDRKTGGLLLFAFDKEVEVAMQQQFMNGEVEKKYLAVLRGYAPDEMDIDYPLAKENGTIQEAFTSFVTLKRAELDVAFGKHPTSRYSLVEATPSTGRMHQLRKHFAHIFYPIIGDRKHGCNKQNRFFKEQWEMTTMLLHASELSFIHPVSQQQVHLKAAVQNEFLRVMQLMQW; this comes from the coding sequence ATGCTGGAAATTGTCTACCAGGATGATCATCTCATAGCGATCAATAAACCGCATGGGCTGCTGGTCCATCGTTCATCCATAGCCAACGACGCAAAAGAGTTTGCTTTGCAAATGCTCAGGGACCAGGTTGGCCGTCACGTTAGTCCGGTACACCGTTTAGACAGGAAGACAGGGGGATTGTTGCTGTTTGCTTTTGATAAGGAAGTAGAGGTTGCCATGCAACAGCAGTTTATGAATGGTGAAGTAGAAAAAAAGTACCTTGCCGTACTGCGTGGCTATGCACCAGATGAGATGGATATTGATTACCCGCTGGCCAAAGAGAACGGCACCATACAGGAAGCTTTTACGTCGTTTGTTACTCTGAAGAGGGCGGAACTGGATGTGGCCTTCGGAAAACACCCAACTTCCAGGTACTCACTGGTTGAAGCTACACCAAGCACAGGCCGGATGCACCAGCTGCGCAAGCACTTTGCACATATATTTTACCCGATAATAGGCGACAGGAAACATGGCTGTAATAAACAGAACCGATTTTTTAAGGAGCAGTGGGAAATGACCACAATGCTGCTTCACGCATCAGAATTAAGCTTTATTCATCCAGTTAGTCAACAGCAGGTACATCTAAAAGCGGCTGTGCAAAATGAATTTTTGCGAGTGATGCAGTTAATGCAATGGTAG
- a CDS encoding DUF4249 domain-containing protein has product MLKHIKLLSLLIALAFCITSCEKVIDVKLNTSATQMVIEGTITNQNGQQLVKLSQSVPYTNNNTFPAVTGATVNVTDNQGHSWAFTESSPGNYTFGPLKGEPGHTYTLTVNVNNTVYKAISTMPDSVNIDSLDVKVFNFGGEDIKQAQVHYTDPAGVANQYRFVMKVNGVQSKQVYAENDRFTNGNAVPTVLFFNGNNDDDDELRSGDKVDIEMQCIDKNVFNYWFTLSQQSQNGPGGGTIPGNPPSNVSNGALGYFSAHTVNKKQMVVK; this is encoded by the coding sequence ATGCTAAAACATATTAAACTGCTTAGCCTGCTTATTGCCCTGGCATTTTGCATCACTTCATGCGAAAAAGTAATCGACGTGAAATTAAATACTTCTGCAACCCAAATGGTTATAGAGGGAACCATCACAAATCAGAACGGTCAGCAATTGGTGAAACTCAGCCAATCGGTACCTTATACCAACAACAATACTTTTCCGGCAGTTACCGGTGCAACGGTAAATGTAACCGATAACCAGGGGCATTCATGGGCATTTACAGAAAGCAGTCCGGGAAATTATACCTTTGGCCCTTTAAAGGGAGAACCAGGTCATACCTATACGCTTACCGTAAATGTAAACAATACGGTTTATAAGGCTATATCTACTATGCCAGATTCGGTAAACATAGATTCTTTGGACGTGAAAGTCTTTAATTTTGGAGGCGAGGATATCAAGCAGGCGCAGGTACATTATACCGATCCGGCAGGCGTAGCAAACCAGTATAGGTTTGTCATGAAGGTAAACGGTGTACAATCCAAACAAGTGTACGCCGAAAACGACCGCTTTACCAACGGTAACGCAGTTCCCACAGTTTTGTTTTTCAATGGAAACAATGATGACGATGACGAGCTTAGGAGCGGAGACAAAGTGGATATTGAGATGCAATGTATCGATAAAAATGTCTTTAATTATTGGTTTACCCTTAGTCAGCAAAGCCAAAATGGCCCTGGGGGAGGTACAATACCCGGAAATCCGCCTTCCAATGTCAGTAATGGTGCACTTGGTTATTTTAGCGCCCATACCGTCAATAAAAAACAAATGGTAGTGAAGTAA
- a CDS encoding NAD(P)/FAD-dependent oxidoreductase has product MKYDVIIIGGSYAGLSAAMSLGRTIRKVLVIDEDKPCNQQTPHSHNFLTQDGSTPAAIAALGREQVLKYPTVAIQEGRAIGVKGTDGNFEVSTAAGEQFYAGKLIFATGIKDIMPGIPGFSDCWGISVIHCPYCHGYEYKTQQTGILINSDMVADFAGMIRNLTDKLTVFTDGIALISKENQQRLGKMDVKIDERKIEQILHNNGNIGKLVFKDGTFMLDALYARLPFEQHCSIPETLGCNFTDMGFIQVNDLQKTSVAGVFAAGDNVTPFRSVAAAVAAGSKAGAAVNHELVAEKVW; this is encoded by the coding sequence ATGAAATACGATGTGATCATTATTGGGGGAAGCTATGCTGGTTTATCTGCTGCCATGTCATTGGGCAGGACGATCAGAAAAGTACTGGTAATAGACGAAGATAAACCCTGTAACCAACAAACACCCCATTCGCATAATTTTTTAACCCAGGATGGAAGTACTCCGGCTGCTATTGCTGCCTTGGGCAGGGAACAGGTATTGAAATATCCAACTGTAGCTATTCAGGAAGGCAGGGCCATTGGCGTAAAGGGAACAGATGGTAATTTTGAGGTCTCAACTGCTGCAGGCGAACAGTTTTATGCTGGCAAACTGATCTTTGCTACAGGAATAAAAGATATAATGCCAGGCATTCCCGGCTTTTCAGATTGCTGGGGCATATCGGTGATCCATTGTCCGTATTGCCATGGGTACGAGTATAAAACGCAGCAAACCGGTATTTTGATAAACAGCGATATGGTAGCTGACTTTGCCGGAATGATCAGGAACCTGACCGATAAACTCACAGTTTTTACTGACGGAATAGCCTTAATCAGCAAGGAAAACCAGCAGCGGCTTGGTAAAATGGACGTTAAGATAGACGAAAGGAAGATAGAACAGATACTGCACAACAATGGCAACATCGGCAAACTGGTATTTAAAGACGGTACTTTTATGCTGGATGCCTTGTACGCCAGGCTTCCTTTTGAACAGCATTGCAGCATACCAGAAACGTTGGGATGCAATTTTACCGATATGGGCTTCATACAAGTGAATGATTTGCAAAAGACAAGTGTTGCCGGTGTATTTGCAGCAGGGGATAATGTAACACCCTTCAGATCGGTCGCAGCTGCAGTAGCAGCAGGCAGTAAAGCCGGCGCTGCAGTTAACCACGAACTTGTGGCCGAAAAGGTGTGGTAA
- a CDS encoding murein hydrolase activator EnvC family protein: protein MRLQRLLLLCLLIFASGVAFAQTSAELKRNKEAIQREIDLLQRNLNETSSSKKLTLGQIRAINSKIRLMQNKISVINSEVKNLDNQIHENTNEVHSLKSQLGQLKNEYAGMVRFAQRNKNAYDKMMFIFASDNFNQAYKRIKYFQQFGQYRKKQADYIQGTQKKIEYKIVVLDKNLKEKNNLLTEQQQEKVKLGKNKVEQAQMLNQISRQEKQFRQDIAARKRKQAEIDRAIRNAIQREIELARKKAEEEERLAAQKAIAEGRPAPVAKEKTTSNYLTASPESAKLSAGFENNRGRLPWPVGSYSIVERFGNHTEGQANYTNDGINILTEQGAAVKAVFEGEVLFVRELYGTYIVALRHGEYFTIYQNLKTVNVAKGNKVETRQTLGVIASKEDGPILHFEIMRGQTKLNPEAWIAK, encoded by the coding sequence ATGAGACTACAGCGATTACTTTTACTATGCCTTTTAATTTTTGCGAGCGGTGTGGCTTTTGCCCAGACCAGTGCGGAACTGAAAAGAAACAAAGAGGCCATACAGCGGGAGATTGATTTACTTCAGCGAAACCTTAACGAAACTTCGAGCAGCAAAAAACTGACCTTGGGTCAGATCAGGGCTATCAACAGTAAGATCAGGTTGATGCAGAACAAAATCTCGGTCATCAATTCTGAAGTGAAAAACCTGGACAACCAGATTCATGAGAATACCAATGAGGTGCATTCCCTTAAAAGTCAGCTTGGCCAGTTAAAAAACGAATATGCCGGAATGGTAAGGTTTGCACAGCGCAACAAGAACGCATATGATAAAATGATGTTCATTTTTGCATCTGATAACTTTAACCAGGCCTATAAGCGCATCAAATACTTCCAACAGTTTGGACAGTACCGTAAAAAACAGGCCGATTACATACAGGGAACCCAAAAGAAGATTGAGTACAAAATTGTGGTGCTGGATAAAAACCTGAAAGAGAAAAATAACCTCTTGACTGAGCAGCAGCAGGAAAAAGTTAAGTTGGGCAAAAACAAAGTGGAGCAAGCCCAGATGCTGAACCAGATCAGCAGGCAGGAGAAACAATTCAGACAGGACATCGCAGCGCGTAAGCGTAAGCAGGCTGAAATAGACCGGGCCATCAGAAATGCGATACAACGGGAAATTGAACTGGCACGTAAAAAGGCAGAGGAGGAAGAGCGCCTGGCAGCACAGAAAGCTATAGCAGAAGGACGGCCGGCACCTGTAGCCAAGGAGAAAACCACCAGCAATTATTTAACCGCTTCCCCGGAATCCGCAAAATTATCGGCCGGATTTGAAAATAACCGGGGACGCTTGCCGTGGCCAGTAGGCAGTTACTCTATTGTGGAGCGTTTTGGTAACCATACCGAAGGTCAGGCAAACTATACCAATGACGGCATCAATATTTTAACGGAACAGGGAGCAGCTGTTAAAGCCGTATTTGAAGGGGAAGTTTTGTTTGTAAGAGAACTCTATGGCACATATATCGTGGCTTTACGTCATGGCGAATACTTTACCATTTACCAGAACCTGAAAACCGTAAACGTAGCTAAAGGCAATAAAGTAGAGACCCGGCAAACGCTGGGTGTGATAGCCTCTAAAGAAGATGGACCAATACTGCATTTTGAAATTATGAGGGGGCAGACCAAACTGAATCCTGAAGCCTGGATCGCCAAATAA
- a CDS encoding phosphatase PAP2 family protein translates to MKRIYYKYFFVLHFSLLLPFGQVSAQSGLQRLDDQILIDLAGSRTPAKTGFFMFLSKHNDVVNVGVPLGLLAGGIIADDKKMRQNALYVASSSAVNALVTMLIKKVVKRPRPFLANFKIQAVYQPSHYSFPSGHTSTSFTTATALSQAYPKWYVVVPSYLWAGSVSFSRLYLGVHYPTDVAAGALLGTGTAFSLRSMRPD, encoded by the coding sequence ATGAAGCGCATTTACTATAAATATTTTTTTGTCTTGCATTTTTCACTGTTACTCCCGTTCGGACAGGTATCAGCACAATCAGGGTTGCAACGGCTGGACGATCAGATCCTGATTGATCTTGCTGGAAGCCGGACCCCGGCAAAGACCGGTTTCTTCATGTTCTTGTCAAAGCACAATGACGTGGTAAACGTAGGGGTTCCGCTTGGCCTCCTTGCCGGCGGTATAATTGCAGACGACAAAAAGATGCGCCAGAATGCTTTATATGTAGCCAGCAGTTCGGCTGTGAATGCCCTGGTTACCATGCTGATCAAGAAAGTAGTAAAAAGACCGAGACCTTTTCTGGCCAATTTTAAAATTCAGGCAGTTTATCAGCCAAGCCATTACTCATTTCCTTCCGGGCACACTTCTACTTCCTTTACTACAGCTACAGCGCTTTCACAGGCTTATCCAAAGTGGTATGTTGTTGTCCCTTCTTATTTATGGGCAGGTTCTGTTAGTTTCTCCCGTTTGTACCTAGGGGTACACTATCCAACAGATGTGGCAGCTGGTGCCTTGCTGGGAACTGGAACAGCTTTTTCTCTGCGCTCCATGCGTCCTGATTAA
- a CDS encoding deoxyguanosinetriphosphate triphosphohydrolase, with protein MIWEKLLSSKRWGNEDRFMGNQKEARSEFQRDYDRIIFSSPFRRLQNKTQVFPLPGSVFVHNRLTHSLEVASVGRSLGTIFYNKVKDTDPGIDDSCPLLCEIGNIIASACLAHDLGNPAFGHSGESAISHYFTTGEGKIYQSHVTDAQWEDLIHFEGNANALRILTHPFAGKGTGGFALTYATLAAIAKYPCSSVAGHNKKHIYTKKYGFFQSEQQGFEKIAAEMGLHKVQESPSIYKRHPLAYLVEAADDICYNIIDLEDAHRLKILSYNEVEALMLPLCRDERMPARLAEIEDDDAKITLMRAKSISTLIGLCSDLFYHEQETILNGDFNKSLMDAIAEPFLSVMKEIERVSIQKIYNYNSVVQIEVAGYKVMGGLLEEFIPAYLQNSSKYHKKLIELIPKQFLTEKTDVYSKIQTVLDFVSGMTDIYAVELFRKIKGISFPSMS; from the coding sequence ATGATCTGGGAAAAGTTATTATCATCCAAACGCTGGGGAAATGAAGACAGGTTTATGGGCAACCAGAAAGAGGCGAGGTCTGAATTTCAACGCGATTACGACAGGATTATCTTTTCTTCACCGTTCAGGAGACTGCAGAACAAAACACAGGTTTTTCCCCTGCCAGGCAGCGTATTTGTGCACAACAGGTTAACGCATAGCCTCGAAGTGGCCAGTGTAGGCCGGTCTTTGGGCACCATATTTTACAATAAGGTAAAGGACACAGACCCTGGAATAGACGATTCCTGCCCACTATTGTGTGAGATAGGAAATATCATTGCTTCGGCATGCCTGGCACATGATCTTGGAAATCCTGCATTCGGGCATTCCGGTGAATCTGCCATCTCACATTATTTTACCACTGGTGAGGGTAAAATCTACCAGTCTCATGTAACTGATGCCCAATGGGAAGACCTGATCCATTTTGAAGGAAATGCAAATGCGCTCCGGATACTTACCCATCCCTTTGCAGGTAAGGGCACAGGTGGCTTCGCCTTAACCTATGCTACCCTGGCTGCAATTGCAAAATATCCTTGTTCATCTGTAGCAGGGCATAACAAAAAGCACATCTATACCAAAAAATATGGGTTTTTCCAGTCCGAGCAACAGGGCTTTGAAAAGATTGCCGCCGAAATGGGTTTGCACAAAGTACAGGAATCACCGTCAATTTATAAGCGGCATCCATTGGCTTATCTGGTGGAGGCAGCGGATGACATCTGCTATAATATTATTGATCTGGAAGATGCACACCGCTTAAAAATACTGAGCTATAACGAGGTAGAGGCCTTGATGCTGCCTTTATGCAGGGATGAAAGAATGCCCGCACGTTTGGCCGAGATAGAAGATGACGATGCCAAAATTACCTTAATGCGGGCAAAGTCCATCAGCACACTGATTGGTTTATGTTCCGATCTGTTTTACCACGAGCAGGAAACGATATTGAACGGCGATTTCAATAAAAGCCTGATGGATGCCATAGCTGAACCGTTTTTATCGGTAATGAAAGAAATTGAACGCGTTTCAATTCAGAAAATCTACAATTACAATTCTGTTGTGCAGATTGAAGTGGCGGGTTATAAAGTAATGGGCGGTTTGCTGGAGGAATTTATTCCGGCCTACCTGCAGAACAGTTCTAAATACCACAAAAAGCTGATAGAACTGATTCCTAAGCAGTTTCTTACAGAAAAGACAGATGTCTACAGTAAAATTCAGACCGTTCTCGATTTTGTATCTGGTATGACAGATATCTACGCTGTTGAATTGTTTAGAAAGATTAAAGGAATCTCATTTCCTTCTATGAGCTAA
- the cysM gene encoding cysteine synthase CysM — MAGIVEFVGNTPLAEIMKLNPNPEVRIFAKLEGNNPGGSVKDRAALNMIRSAMERGEIKKGTRLIEATSGNTGIALAMIASIYDLEIELVMPASSTRERTLTMEAYGAKVTLLESIEVCRDYAEEQRDKHGYFLLDQFANPDNYLAHYKTTGPEIWRDTEHKITHFVSSMGTTGSIMGNSMFLKEQNPEIQIIGCQPTEESSIPGIRRWPAAYLPKIFDASRVDRVMDVSQQEATEKARAMAKAEGIFAGMSSGGALACALRLAMELKSGLIVFIACDRGDRYLSSDLFG, encoded by the coding sequence ATGGCAGGCATAGTAGAATTTGTAGGCAATACCCCACTGGCAGAGATCATGAAATTAAACCCAAATCCTGAGGTCAGGATTTTTGCAAAACTGGAAGGGAACAACCCAGGCGGGAGCGTAAAGGACAGGGCTGCCTTAAATATGATCCGCAGTGCGATGGAGCGCGGGGAAATCAAAAAGGGTACCCGCTTAATTGAGGCCACAAGTGGAAATACAGGGATAGCCCTGGCCATGATTGCCAGTATTTACGATCTTGAGATAGAATTAGTGATGCCGGCAAGCTCTACAAGAGAGCGGACCCTTACCATGGAAGCATATGGCGCTAAAGTAACGCTTTTGGAATCAATAGAGGTTTGCCGGGATTATGCGGAAGAGCAGCGCGATAAACACGGATATTTTTTATTGGACCAGTTTGCCAATCCCGACAATTACCTTGCACATTATAAAACTACAGGACCAGAAATATGGCGCGATACGGAGCATAAAATCACTCATTTTGTGAGTTCTATGGGCACTACCGGAAGTATTATGGGCAATTCCATGTTTTTGAAGGAGCAAAACCCAGAAATACAGATTATTGGATGTCAGCCTACGGAAGAATCTTCTATCCCTGGAATTCGACGATGGCCTGCTGCTTACCTGCCTAAAATCTTTGATGCCAGCAGGGTAGACCGGGTAATGGACGTTTCACAGCAGGAGGCTACAGAAAAAGCAAGGGCGATGGCCAAAGCAGAAGGGATTTTTGCAGGAATGAGCAGCGGCGGTGCGTTGGCTTGCGCTTTAAGGTTAGCCATGGAACTGAAATCAGGCCTGATTGTATTTATTGCATGCGACCGTGGGGACCGGTATTTGAGCAGCGATTTGTTTGGATAG
- the epsC gene encoding serine O-acetyltransferase EpsC translates to MNEELYLHIFNKQNSIEPVPSNQEIAEWVINLMNLLYPERLTTPDYSVNEIKRRFARQEKELIKILNATKACENFDNEAIVAEFFDGLPELYRKMNTDITAILNGDPAAKSEFEVIRCYPGFLAIAIYRIAHVLLKANVPLIPRIITEYAHSITGIDIHPGALVGEYFYIDHGTGVVIGETTVIGNHVKLYQGVTLGALSVEKYMADIKRHPTIEDHVIIYSGATILGGETYIGTGSVIGGNVWLTKSVPAGSTVYHQSSIKVIETKDPK, encoded by the coding sequence ATGAACGAGGAACTTTATCTTCATATTTTTAACAAGCAGAACAGCATTGAGCCGGTACCCTCTAATCAGGAAATAGCTGAGTGGGTAATCAATCTGATGAACCTGCTGTATCCTGAACGGTTAACCACGCCCGATTATTCTGTAAATGAGATTAAACGCAGGTTTGCACGGCAGGAAAAAGAACTCATTAAAATACTGAATGCGACCAAGGCTTGTGAAAATTTTGACAATGAGGCTATCGTTGCTGAGTTTTTTGACGGACTTCCGGAGCTTTACAGGAAGATGAATACGGATATTACCGCGATTTTGAATGGAGATCCGGCAGCAAAAAGCGAGTTTGAAGTGATCAGGTGTTATCCGGGCTTTCTGGCGATTGCGATATACCGGATTGCACACGTGTTGTTAAAGGCCAATGTACCGCTCATTCCAAGGATCATTACCGAGTATGCACATTCGATTACCGGTATTGACATTCATCCAGGCGCATTGGTTGGCGAGTATTTTTATATAGACCATGGTACCGGTGTTGTTATTGGAGAAACGACAGTGATAGGCAATCATGTAAAACTTTACCAGGGGGTAACCCTGGGGGCTTTAAGTGTAGAGAAATATATGGCAGACATTAAGCGCCATCCTACGATTGAAGATCATGTGATCATTTATTCGGGGGCTACCATACTTGGTGGCGAAACGTATATTGGCACAGGTTCGGTGATCGGGGGAAACGTATGGCTTACTAAAAGTGTTCCTGCGGGGTCAACCGTATACCACCAGTCGTCCATAAAAGTTATAGAAACAAAAGATCCTAAATAG
- a CDS encoding LLM class flavin-dependent oxidoreductase — protein sequence MMKKLLHNTPFSVLDLATVIEGKTPADTFKNSADLAQHAEKWGYNRYWLAEHHNMISVASSATAVVIGHIAAATKTMRIGSGGIMLPNHSPLIIAEQFGTLESLFPGRIDLGLGRAPGTDQVTAMAIRGERFSAANNFPQDVLKLQAYFSAENNNSSVRAIPGEGLDIPIWILGSSTDSAHLAAALGLPYAFASHFAPAQFMTAIHIYRQNFKPSDHLKEPYVLACVNVVAADTDAEANRLVTSLYQLFMGIVTGRRRLLQPPVDNMNEIWDVYEEEQASQMLACTFVGSKATIKQELQQFLDKTGVDELMATAHIFEHSARLRSYEILAEVFKTD from the coding sequence ATGATGAAGAAACTACTCCATAACACACCGTTTTCAGTACTCGATCTTGCAACCGTTATAGAAGGGAAGACCCCTGCAGATACTTTTAAAAATAGCGCCGATCTTGCTCAGCATGCCGAAAAATGGGGTTATAACCGCTATTGGCTTGCCGAACACCACAATATGATCAGCGTGGCCAGTTCAGCAACAGCTGTAGTTATTGGACATATTGCAGCAGCCACAAAAACCATGAGGATAGGTTCTGGCGGGATCATGCTGCCCAACCATTCCCCACTCATTATTGCAGAACAATTCGGAACCCTTGAATCTTTATTTCCCGGACGTATAGACTTGGGTTTAGGGAGGGCACCCGGCACAGACCAGGTTACAGCAATGGCCATCAGGGGGGAAAGGTTTAGTGCTGCCAATAACTTTCCGCAGGATGTGCTGAAGCTGCAGGCCTATTTTTCTGCAGAGAACAATAACAGTAGCGTAAGGGCCATACCGGGTGAAGGATTGGATATTCCCATCTGGATATTGGGTTCCAGCACCGACAGTGCACACCTGGCCGCTGCCTTAGGACTTCCGTACGCTTTCGCAAGTCATTTTGCCCCTGCACAATTCATGACTGCCATTCATATTTACAGACAGAATTTTAAACCTTCTGACCACCTGAAAGAACCTTATGTATTGGCCTGTGTAAATGTTGTGGCAGCTGATACGGATGCAGAAGCTAACAGACTCGTAACCTCTCTTTATCAATTGTTTATGGGGATTGTAACCGGCCGACGCCGTTTGCTGCAGCCACCGGTTGACAATATGAACGAGATCTGGGATGTATATGAAGAGGAACAGGCAAGCCAGATGCTGGCTTGTACCTTTGTAGGCAGTAAAGCAACCATTAAACAAGAGCTGCAGCAATTTCTGGATAAAACCGGCGTAGATGAGCTTATGGCAACGGCCCATATCTTTGAACACAGTGCCCGTCTGCGTTCTTACGAAATACTCGCTGAAGTTTTTAAAACAGATTAA
- a CDS encoding murein L,D-transpeptidase catalytic domain family protein: MRGSFFGGAGSVILMLAFITISWKPIDRKVVKNNIVTDSNTIHYTSARTLYETAELAASGLSFVVFEKALTGYFNLKNTGRLSENKSILSIADFDKNSTSKRLWIVDLEQKKLVLNTWVAHGERSGADKATFFSNTSESLKSSMGFFITGESYYGKHGLSLRLDGMDEGFNSNARKRSIVLHGADYVSQATINALGRLGRSQGCPAVPQELAGTVVRTLEEGTVLFIHVSDQNYTSRYLVQDADPVLASK; this comes from the coding sequence ATGAGGGGAAGTTTTTTTGGAGGGGCGGGATCAGTTATCCTTATGCTTGCATTTATTACCATCAGCTGGAAACCGATCGACAGAAAGGTTGTAAAAAACAATATCGTTACAGACAGCAATACCATTCATTATACAAGTGCCAGGACGCTTTATGAGACAGCAGAGCTTGCAGCAAGCGGTTTATCATTTGTTGTTTTCGAAAAAGCACTCACCGGGTACTTCAATCTGAAGAATACCGGCAGGCTCTCTGAAAACAAGTCTATTTTGAGCATCGCTGATTTTGATAAGAACAGCACCAGTAAACGCTTATGGATTGTTGATCTGGAACAAAAAAAGTTAGTTTTAAATACATGGGTCGCCCACGGGGAGCGCAGCGGAGCCGACAAGGCTACTTTCTTTTCCAATACCAGCGAATCCCTGAAAAGCAGTATGGGCTTTTTTATAACGGGAGAAAGTTACTATGGTAAACATGGACTTTCGTTAAGGCTGGATGGAATGGATGAAGGTTTTAACTCCAATGCCAGAAAAAGGTCCATTGTACTTCACGGAGCAGATTATGTAAGCCAGGCAACTATAAATGCACTGGGACGTTTGGGGCGCAGCCAGGGTTGCCCGGCAGTGCCTCAGGAACTGGCTGGCACTGTAGTCCGCACGCTTGAAGAAGGGACGGTATTGTTTATCCATGTAAGCGACCAGAATTATACTTCAAGGTACCTGGTTCAGGATGCTGATCCGGTACTTGCCAGTAAATAA